In Luteitalea sp. TBR-22, one genomic interval encodes:
- a CDS encoding MBL fold metallo-hydrolase, whose translation MTKTNRFEPFLASVGGSRRRFLVTLGAVGALALRPRQLEAEDEGVVGLARRSAIDADIVTHPVSERVVMLEGSGGNITVVAGRDATILVDAGFPVSRARILAAVQRHSTAPITHVVNTHWHFDHTDGNAWLHDSGAVIVGHARTHQHMSTSTHVQGWRHTFPPAPEAARPGLVVGDLHKLDANGVAVLLRHYPPGHTDSDLSVHLIDSNVLVTGDTWWNGHYPFIDYSTGGSIDGAITAAETNLAAADERTRVVPGHGPVGSRGDLREFRDMLLHARDAVGALKKQGRSLEEVVAARPLARYDATWGGFLVPSPMFVGLVYQGC comes from the coding sequence ATGACGAAGACGAATCGATTCGAACCATTCCTGGCGTCGGTTGGTGGGTCGCGGCGGCGGTTCCTGGTGACCCTGGGGGCGGTCGGCGCGCTCGCGCTGCGACCGCGGCAGCTCGAGGCCGAGGACGAGGGCGTCGTCGGCCTGGCACGGAGGTCGGCCATCGACGCGGACATCGTCACGCACCCGGTCTCCGAGCGAGTGGTGATGCTCGAGGGCTCGGGCGGCAACATCACGGTGGTTGCGGGACGAGACGCGACGATCCTCGTGGATGCCGGCTTCCCGGTGTCGCGCGCCCGCATCCTCGCCGCGGTGCAGCGCCATAGCACGGCGCCGATCACGCACGTCGTCAACACGCACTGGCACTTCGACCATACCGACGGCAACGCCTGGCTGCACGACTCCGGTGCGGTCATCGTGGGGCATGCCCGGACACACCAGCACATGTCCACCAGCACGCATGTCCAGGGCTGGCGCCACACCTTCCCGCCGGCACCGGAGGCCGCGCGCCCGGGCCTCGTGGTCGGCGACCTGCACAAGCTCGATGCCAACGGCGTCGCCGTGCTACTGCGCCACTACCCGCCCGGTCACACCGACTCCGATCTCTCCGTTCACCTGATCGACAGCAACGTCCTGGTGACGGGTGATACGTGGTGGAACGGTCACTACCCATTCATCGACTACTCGACGGGCGGCAGCATCGACGGTGCCATTACCGCAGCCGAGACCAACCTTGCGGCAGCCGACGAGCGGACGCGCGTGGTGCCGGGGCACGGACCGGTTGGCAGCCGGGGCGACCTGCGGGAGTTCCGGGACATGCTCCTGCACGCCCGCGATGCCGTCGGGGCGCTCAAGAAGCAGGGACGCTCGCTCGAAGAGGTGGTCGCCGCCAGGCCGCTCGCCCGCTACGACGCCACATGGGGCGGCTTCCTCGTGCCATCGCCCATGTTCGTCGGGCTCGTGTACCAGGGCTGCTGA
- a CDS encoding amidohydrolase — MKRLTRASLAAVLLSTTAVVRAQDVPSLIIHNARIATQAPVAVGPSAVAVKGEKIIAIGSDAAMLALRAPSTTVIDAQRRRLIPGLNDSHLHPTRAARYYAAELRWDGVPTLAQALDMVRRAAERTPEGQWVRVIGGWSPYQFAEKRMPTPEDLTRAAPDTPVFVLHLYSGGIYNRKGIEVARLRDTSAPEGGTIEKGADGQPTGRILATPRPTILYQAVARLGELSPEAQASSARHFYREINRFGVTSAIDAGGGGHAYPAQYAATVDLARTTGLPLRISHYLFAQTPGQELADIQRWVGSERLGANLDVHHENGLVLEGAGETLVWSAGDFENFRAARPDLDANPAWREELTAAVRTLVRHRWPLRLHATYDETIDRILSVLETVHREEKAEGRPGLTDLRWALDHVETIRPANIARIKALGGGVMVQGRMAFAGEDFIARYGAAAAAHAPPVRQLLAAGIPVGLGTDGTRVASYNPWLVLYWLVSGRSVGGTPLLSKANRLDRARALELFTVGSAWFSGEGHLKGRIAPGQYADMALLSRDYFAVPEDEIPHIESVLTITGGIAVHAAGAYTHLVPDLEPILPAWSPVRLFGGYNRSLDVRPASRATTSPASR, encoded by the coding sequence ATGAAGAGGCTGACCCGAGCATCGTTGGCGGCGGTGCTGCTGTCCACGACCGCCGTTGTCAGGGCACAGGACGTGCCCAGCCTGATCATCCACAACGCACGGATTGCGACCCAGGCCCCCGTCGCGGTCGGGCCGTCCGCGGTGGCCGTGAAGGGCGAAAAGATCATCGCCATCGGGTCGGATGCGGCGATGCTGGCCCTGCGTGCGCCGTCCACCACGGTCATCGATGCGCAGCGTCGACGCCTGATCCCGGGTCTCAACGACTCGCACCTGCACCCGACGCGAGCCGCCCGCTACTACGCGGCCGAGTTGCGGTGGGACGGTGTGCCGACGCTCGCGCAGGCGCTCGACATGGTGCGTCGTGCCGCAGAACGCACGCCAGAGGGGCAGTGGGTCCGCGTCATCGGGGGATGGTCGCCCTACCAGTTTGCCGAGAAGCGCATGCCAACGCCCGAGGACCTGACACGCGCAGCGCCCGACACGCCGGTCTTCGTGCTCCATCTGTACAGTGGGGGCATCTACAACAGGAAGGGCATCGAGGTGGCGCGACTGCGCGACACGTCCGCGCCCGAGGGCGGCACGATCGAGAAGGGGGCCGATGGGCAGCCGACCGGCCGCATCCTCGCGACGCCCCGCCCGACGATTCTCTATCAGGCCGTGGCCCGCCTCGGAGAACTGTCCCCCGAAGCGCAGGCATCGTCGGCGCGCCACTTCTATCGCGAGATCAACCGGTTCGGTGTGACGTCGGCCATCGACGCCGGTGGCGGCGGGCATGCCTATCCGGCGCAGTATGCGGCGACCGTCGACCTCGCGCGCACGACCGGGCTGCCGCTGCGCATCTCGCACTACCTGTTCGCCCAGACTCCGGGGCAGGAACTGGCAGACATCCAGCGCTGGGTGGGCAGCGAGCGACTCGGCGCCAACCTCGACGTCCACCACGAGAATGGTCTGGTGCTCGAAGGGGCCGGTGAAACGCTGGTCTGGTCGGCAGGAGACTTCGAGAACTTTCGCGCCGCCCGCCCCGACCTCGACGCGAACCCGGCCTGGCGCGAGGAGTTGACCGCCGCCGTCCGCACGCTGGTGCGGCATCGCTGGCCGCTTCGCCTCCATGCGACGTATGACGAGACCATCGACCGGATCCTGTCGGTGCTCGAGACGGTCCACCGCGAGGAGAAGGCCGAAGGCCGGCCGGGGCTGACGGACCTGCGTTGGGCGCTCGACCACGTCGAGACGATCCGACCAGCCAACATCGCGCGGATCAAGGCGCTCGGCGGCGGCGTGATGGTCCAGGGACGGATGGCGTTTGCCGGAGAGGATTTCATCGCCCGCTATGGTGCGGCGGCGGCCGCGCACGCCCCGCCCGTCAGGCAGTTGCTGGCGGCAGGGATCCCGGTTGGCCTGGGCACTGATGGGACGCGCGTCGCCAGTTACAACCCGTGGCTGGTGCTGTACTGGCTGGTGTCGGGCAGGAGTGTCGGCGGCACACCGCTGCTGTCCAAGGCCAATCGGCTCGATCGTGCCAGAGCCCTCGAGCTGTTCACGGTTGGCAGCGCCTGGTTCAGTGGCGAAGGGCACCTCAAGGGGCGCATCGCGCCCGGCCAGTACGCCGACATGGCCCTGCTCAGCCGCGACTACTTCGCCGTGCCCGAAGACGAGATTCCGCACATCGAGTCCGTGCTGACCATCACTGGCGGGATTGCCGTGCATGCCGCGGGCGCGTACACGCATCTGGTCCCGGATCTGGAGCCCATCCTTCCGGCCTGGTCGCCAGTGCGGCTGTTCGGCGGGTACAACAGGTCGCTGGATGTGAGACCGGCCTCGCGGGCCACCACCTCGCCCGCCAGTCGGTGA
- a CDS encoding alginate export family protein gives MTHAQGVRVTGAVAGLLVLATGAAAQVPIAAGETAPGPSVRLGGQMRQQFERFANEEWGAEPPDHDGYWLQRYMWRLDARIWRRVRLYGELKSGIEIGRAGGPRPPDEDQLDLHQAFVEVSRGSVAWRIGRQELAFGSQRLVSAREGPNVRQTFDAASIIVTRHGWRLDAFGGRYVGTAPGVFDDASDTGRSLWGLYAVRYDDRRQRGVDLYYLGYRRAAATFDQGSGRELRHSVGARAWGSRGALDYNVEGVVQAGRFARADIRAWTLASDVGYRLDTSPGWVRVGMRTDVTSGDRDRDDDRLGTFNPLFPKGAYFGLIASAGPSNHSDLHPQVSITLRRTVIVTASWLMFWRRQVDDGIYDLAGNVLRSGEGTRSRFVGHSPGIEAEWQVTRRLSLTGDASLFTAGPFIRESGPGRTTRFVAAWATYRF, from the coding sequence GTGACCCATGCACAGGGGGTTCGCGTCACCGGTGCTGTGGCCGGCCTGCTGGTGCTGGCCACCGGTGCGGCCGCCCAGGTGCCCATCGCCGCCGGCGAGACGGCTCCAGGGCCGTCGGTCAGGCTGGGTGGCCAGATGCGGCAGCAGTTCGAGCGATTCGCCAACGAGGAGTGGGGCGCCGAGCCCCCAGATCACGACGGTTACTGGCTGCAGCGCTACATGTGGCGCCTCGACGCGCGCATCTGGCGCCGGGTGCGACTGTACGGCGAGCTGAAGAGCGGGATCGAGATCGGGCGTGCGGGAGGCCCGCGCCCCCCGGACGAAGATCAGCTCGACCTTCATCAGGCGTTCGTGGAGGTCTCGCGTGGTTCGGTCGCGTGGCGCATCGGTCGCCAGGAGCTGGCCTTCGGTTCGCAGCGCCTCGTCAGCGCACGTGAAGGACCCAACGTGCGGCAGACGTTCGACGCGGCCAGCATCATCGTGACGCGACACGGATGGCGCCTCGACGCGTTCGGTGGCCGCTATGTCGGCACCGCGCCGGGCGTGTTCGACGACGCATCCGACACAGGACGGTCGTTGTGGGGGCTCTACGCGGTCAGATACGACGACCGGAGGCAGCGAGGCGTGGACCTGTACTACCTCGGGTACCGGCGGGCCGCCGCGACTTTCGATCAAGGGAGCGGCCGCGAACTGCGGCACTCGGTGGGCGCCCGCGCGTGGGGCAGTCGGGGGGCGCTCGACTACAACGTGGAGGGGGTGGTCCAGGCGGGGAGATTCGCGCGTGCCGACATCCGGGCCTGGACCCTGGCGTCGGATGTCGGGTACCGCCTCGACACGTCGCCCGGATGGGTGAGGGTCGGGATGCGAACCGACGTGACCAGCGGCGATCGCGATCGCGACGACGACCGCCTCGGGACATTCAACCCGCTGTTTCCGAAGGGCGCGTACTTCGGGCTGATCGCCTCCGCCGGTCCGTCCAATCACAGTGACCTGCATCCACAGGTGTCGATCACGCTCCGCCGCACCGTCATCGTCACGGCGAGCTGGCTGATGTTCTGGCGACGGCAGGTCGACGACGGGATCTATGACCTGGCGGGCAACGTGTTGCGCTCCGGTGAAGGCACCCGTTCGCGGTTCGTCGGGCATTCGCCGGGCATCGAAGCGGAATGGCAGGTCACCAGGCGGCTGTCACTGACCGGTGACGCATCGCTGTTCACCGCCGGCCCGTTCATCCGCGAGTCCGGCCCGGGTCGCACCACCCGCTTCGTCGCGGCGTGGGCCACGTACCGATTCTGA
- a CDS encoding isochorismatase family protein, with protein MPAGCLVLAALAAFIAQSMEPPARAQVREARPAAPIAGLSRQPTAAARAALLDPDDTVVLLLDHQTGLFQTVKDVPVRDLRANTVALARIAELGRMPIIYTASEPGGTNGPIMEELTAVAPSARYVARKGEVSAWDNADFVKAVEATGRKTLVMAGVWTSVCVAFPALQAKADGYKVYAVMDASGDVSDMAVDATLARMTQAGIVPLTTNTMLSETHRTWNRPDAAQWGALYAELVPNYRAVAESYRRAQESARDSSK; from the coding sequence ATGCCAGCCGGCTGCCTGGTGCTGGCAGCCCTCGCCGCATTCATCGCCCAGTCCATGGAGCCGCCGGCGCGAGCGCAGGTGCGGGAGGCGAGGCCTGCCGCGCCGATCGCCGGCCTGTCGAGGCAGCCCACCGCTGCCGCCCGCGCCGCGCTCCTTGATCCGGACGACACCGTGGTCCTGCTGCTCGACCACCAGACCGGCCTGTTCCAGACCGTCAAGGACGTGCCCGTGCGGGACCTGCGCGCCAACACCGTCGCCCTGGCCAGGATCGCCGAGCTGGGCCGGATGCCGATCATCTACACGGCGTCGGAGCCGGGCGGCACCAACGGCCCGATCATGGAGGAACTGACGGCCGTGGCGCCGAGTGCCCGCTATGTCGCGCGCAAGGGCGAAGTGAGCGCCTGGGACAACGCCGACTTCGTCAAGGCGGTCGAGGCGACCGGGCGCAAGACGCTGGTCATGGCTGGCGTGTGGACCAGCGTGTGCGTCGCCTTTCCTGCCCTGCAGGCCAAGGCTGACGGCTACAAGGTCTACGCCGTGATGGACGCCTCGGGCGATGTCAGCGACATGGCCGTCGACGCCACGCTGGCCCGGATGACGCAGGCCGGGATCGTCCCCCTCACGACCAACACGATGCTCAGCGAGACGCACCGCACCTGGAATCGTCCGGATGCCGCACAGTGGGGCGCGCTCTACGCGGAACTCGTGCCCAACTACCGCGCCGTCGCCGAGAGCTACAGGCGGGCGCAGGAGTCCGCGAGGGACTCGAGCAAGTAG